The Desmonostoc muscorum LEGE 12446 genome includes a region encoding these proteins:
- a CDS encoding Uma2 family endonuclease, with amino-acid sequence MQITKQRYYTPEEYLELEETAEYKSEYIDGQIIPMAGGTVNHNRIAGNFYAVLNFAFRQQEYEVFNSDMRLWIHQKRIYTYPDVTVIVGEPEFFNNRTDIITNPQVIVEVLSKSTKNYDSPAQTLCEREDKFQAYRTISTFQEYLLIDQTRIHVEQFSKTGKKQWALREYDEEDEAIALATVPFEISLQDLYNKVNFEPVELEVDVEELE; translated from the coding sequence ATGCAAATAACAAAACAGCGATACTATACCCCAGAGGAATATTTAGAGCTAGAAGAAACTGCTGAGTACAAAAGTGAATACATTGATGGGCAAATAATTCCTATGGCGGGCGGAACAGTAAATCACAATCGTATAGCTGGTAATTTCTATGCTGTGTTAAATTTCGCGTTCAGACAACAAGAATACGAAGTGTTTAACAGCGATATGCGTCTATGGATACACCAAAAGCGTATCTACACGTATCCAGATGTAACAGTAATAGTCGGTGAACCAGAATTTTTCAACAACCGTACAGATATTATTACAAACCCCCAAGTTATTGTTGAGGTTTTGTCTAAATCTACTAAAAACTACGATTCTCCTGCGCAGACGCTATGCGAACGCGAAGATAAATTTCAGGCTTACCGAACTATTTCTACCTTTCAAGAATATTTATTAATTGACCAAACTCGGATTCATGTAGAACAATTTTCCAAAACTGGAAAAAAGCAATGGGCGCTTCGTGAATATGATGAAGAAGATGAAGCGATCGCACTTGCAACCGTACCCTTTGAGATTTCTTTGCAGGATTTATATAACAAGGTAAACTTTGAGCCTGTTGAGTTGGAAGTTGATGTAGAAGAGTTGGAGTGA
- a CDS encoding restriction endonuclease, which translates to MESGDTPGWDAGKALEYLVLRAFELDGAEVTWPYSVRVDGYELEQIDGVVYSEGSACIIECKDSSKNVDVVPIAKLRNQLLRRPTTTIGSVFSSNGFTEASRILARFISPQTILLWGGHEIRYSLYNKFIRRSLIKKYRYCVEYALPDYDITIEDTL; encoded by the coding sequence ATTGAGTCAGGTGATACTCCTGGTTGGGACGCAGGTAAAGCATTAGAGTATTTAGTTTTACGAGCCTTTGAACTGGATGGTGCTGAAGTAACCTGGCCTTATAGTGTACGAGTCGATGGATATGAATTAGAACAAATTGATGGAGTCGTTTATTCAGAAGGCTCAGCTTGTATTATAGAATGCAAAGATTCAAGTAAAAACGTTGATGTTGTACCAATTGCAAAGCTAAGAAATCAACTATTACGCAGACCAACAACAACTATCGGTAGTGTATTTAGTAGTAATGGATTTACGGAAGCTTCTAGAATTTTAGCCAGATTTATTTCACCCCAAACTATTTTGTTGTGGGGAGGACATGAAATTAGATACTCACTGTACAATAAATTTATACGTAGGTCGCTAATCAAAAAATATAGGTACTGCGTTGAGTATGCTCTTCCTGATTATGACATTACAATTGAGGATACATTATGA
- a CDS encoding AAA family ATPase, which yields MLKTIKIENFRSFQSFELQQLGRVNLLVGKNNIGKTSILEAIQLLCSRNNLEPLRQTMTNRSEYFFDDERSERRVAQELDIRHLFYGHEIEQGSKFSITGTNGNIQEELVVSIEVRKISSKEPLLPSDEFLMSSDEFLYDEIPDALRELDFSVKWSFGREEEPWRLPLSANGGLSINYVRQLRKNTKNPAPKIQFVTSSSLGTEKMIELFDQIVLTPEEKLVEKALHRIDSKIERIAPVSSQKLRYSLDSRGGFFVLLSENNQRVPIGSMGDGIWRILGLALATVCAKDGYLFVDEIDTGLHFTAMSDMWKLIWETAKRLNVQVFATTHNSDCWTSLATIAEQEDAIEDGIRIHRIEKGKETSVVFTEPQIVIAAEREIEVR from the coding sequence ATGTTGAAGACGATAAAAATAGAGAATTTCCGTAGTTTCCAGTCCTTCGAGCTTCAGCAGCTTGGTAGAGTCAACCTGCTCGTTGGTAAAAACAATATCGGTAAAACATCAATACTGGAAGCTATTCAACTTTTATGCTCACGGAATAATCTTGAACCACTACGTCAAACAATGACTAACCGGAGTGAATATTTTTTTGATGATGAGCGTAGTGAGCGTAGGGTAGCTCAAGAGCTTGATATCCGTCACCTTTTTTATGGTCATGAGATTGAACAGGGGAGTAAATTTTCAATCACAGGTACTAATGGCAATATTCAAGAGGAGCTTGTTGTATCAATAGAAGTACGCAAGATTTCCTCAAAAGAGCCACTTCTCCCGTCGGATGAGTTTCTAATGTCATCCGATGAGTTTCTATATGATGAAATTCCAGATGCATTAAGAGAACTGGATTTCAGTGTAAAGTGGAGTTTTGGGCGAGAAGAAGAGCCTTGGAGACTACCGCTATCAGCTAATGGCGGACTTTCTATAAATTATGTTCGCCAATTGCGTAAAAATACTAAAAATCCAGCACCAAAAATCCAATTTGTAACATCATCTTCTCTAGGAACCGAGAAGATGATTGAACTATTTGATCAGATAGTATTAACGCCTGAAGAAAAACTTGTGGAGAAGGCACTTCATAGAATAGACTCTAAAATTGAACGGATTGCTCCAGTTAGTTCTCAAAAATTAAGGTATTCCTTAGACTCACGGGGTGGCTTTTTTGTGCTTCTTTCTGAAAATAACCAGCGTGTGCCAATAGGCAGCATGGGTGATGGTATTTGGCGGATATTAGGACTTGCACTGGCTACAGTATGTGCTAAAGATGGATATTTATTCGTTGATGAAATTGATACTGGACTCCATTTCACAGCTATGTCTGATATGTGGAAACTGATTTGGGAAACAGCCAAAAGATTAAATGTGCAAGTTTTCGCAACCACTCACAATAGTGATTGTTGGACTAGTTTAGCTACTATTGCAGAGCAGGAAGATGCAATTGAGGATGGCATTAGAATTCACAGAATTGAAAAAGGAAAAGAAACAAGTGTAGTCTTCACTGAACCTCAAATTGTCATTGCTGCCGAAAGAGAAATTGAGGTACGTTAG
- a CDS encoding DUF3226 domain-containing protein, which yields MAKGYVAKKLLVEGQDDLRVIPELIEKNGIPWGEKKKDAIVLIEDCGGYNKINTDLISAELQASGLTNLGLIIDADEDLSTRWISIRNACLPSIPDIPEQIPETGLIHVTKNGIKFGIWMMPDNQMGGMLETFLAYMIRDEGKVIWQYAQEVVKEAKNKGALFKDSYFDKAKIYSWLAWQEEPGRQLHQAIKYEILNPQHPEAQIFVTWFKTLYDLQSSDVFDSQK from the coding sequence ATGGCAAAAGGTTACGTAGCTAAGAAACTGTTAGTAGAAGGGCAAGACGATTTAAGAGTTATACCAGAATTAATAGAAAAAAATGGAATTCCTTGGGGTGAAAAGAAAAAAGACGCGATTGTATTAATAGAAGATTGTGGAGGTTACAACAAAATTAATACAGACTTAATATCTGCTGAATTACAAGCATCAGGGCTTACCAATCTAGGCTTAATAATAGATGCAGATGAAGATTTATCCACACGTTGGATAAGCATAAGAAATGCTTGTTTGCCAAGTATACCTGACATTCCTGAACAAATACCAGAAACAGGACTTATACACGTTACAAAAAATGGAATTAAGTTTGGCATTTGGATGATGCCAGATAACCAAATGGGAGGTATGTTAGAGACTTTTTTAGCTTATATGATAAGAGATGAAGGCAAGGTTATTTGGCAATATGCTCAAGAAGTGGTAAAAGAAGCAAAAAATAAAGGAGCATTATTTAAAGATTCCTATTTTGATAAAGCTAAAATTTACAGCTGGTTAGCATGGCAAGAAGAACCAGGAAGGCAACTGCATCAAGCTATAAAGTATGAAATTCTGAATCCACAGCATCCAGAAGCACAGATATTCGTAACCTGGTTTAAAACTTTATACGATTTACAATCCTCAGATGTATTTGATAGTCAAAAATAG
- a CDS encoding U32 family peptidase codes for MKSDRSPSPLSLQRPELLAPAGNWECAKAAVENGADAIYFGLDRFNARMRAQNFTEADLPSLMTFLHCRGVKGYVTVNTLIFPKELAEAQQYLRTIIAAGVDAVIVQDIGICRLIRHLSPDFPIHASTQMTITSAAGVEFAKSLGCQLVVLARECSLKEINKIQQQIALQETSLPLEVFVHGALCVAYSGQCLTSEALGGRSANRGECAQACRMPYDLMADGEIVDLGDRKYLLSPQDLAGLDVLPDLVKSGVTSLKIEGRLKAPEYVANVMRVYRQALDRVMEELEEDAGTRGRGDAGKVVQKISASQEHYNLEMAFSRGLYTGWFEGINNQELVHARFGKKRGVYLGEVTRIQNEQIAIKLEAPVKPGDGIVFDCGHPEAKEEGGRVYGVVSKGKETLLTFGRSDLNLRRVHVGDKLWKTSDPELDKQLRQSFAGENPQFQRPIDLEVYGEVGQPLIAIARDQLGNIVQAESAISLVEAHTKPLDTDRLQEQLGRLGNTPFCLGTLTNHLSGAIMLPVSELNRMRREIVTQLEELRSQPKRWELRSNVSFQDLLPFPSPSSASSPSLIVLVRNLKQLQAALQAGVETLYCEFEDPRAYREAVQLVRQQAQKDNTNKEKFLPHPPHLPHLPHLPTPHSPLPTIWVAPPRIAKPGENWILQQVRASEADGYLVRNYDQLQFFAQDRCIGDFSLNVANPLTADYFQQRFGLERLTASYDLNITQLEDLLTSSPPQRFEVTIHQHMPMFHMEHCVFCAFLSQGTDYTNCGRPCEKHEVKLKDRVGSEHVLKADIGCRNTVFNGTAQTGAEYVQRLMELGLRHFRIEFVNETPEQVSKTIHCYSQLLQGKITGSQLWRELKLQNQLGVTRGPMGVSGLRS; via the coding sequence ATGAAAAGCGATCGCTCTCCTTCCCCACTCTCCCTTCAACGTCCCGAACTACTTGCGCCAGCAGGTAATTGGGAATGTGCTAAAGCTGCTGTAGAAAATGGGGCAGATGCGATTTACTTCGGTTTGGATCGCTTCAACGCCAGAATGCGGGCACAAAATTTCACAGAAGCAGACTTACCCAGCTTGATGACATTTCTGCATTGTCGGGGCGTGAAGGGTTATGTCACTGTAAATACACTAATCTTTCCCAAAGAACTAGCAGAAGCCCAGCAATATCTCCGCACTATTATTGCTGCGGGTGTGGATGCGGTGATTGTTCAAGATATTGGTATATGTCGCCTCATCCGTCACCTTTCGCCTGATTTTCCCATCCATGCTTCCACGCAAATGACCATTACTAGTGCGGCTGGGGTGGAGTTTGCCAAATCCCTTGGCTGTCAATTGGTGGTGCTGGCGCGTGAATGTTCTCTCAAGGAAATCAATAAAATTCAGCAGCAGATTGCCCTACAGGAAACTTCGCTACCTTTGGAAGTTTTTGTTCACGGTGCTTTGTGTGTGGCGTATTCCGGTCAGTGTTTGACAAGTGAAGCTTTAGGCGGACGTTCTGCAAACCGAGGTGAATGTGCCCAAGCTTGCCGGATGCCTTATGATTTAATGGCTGATGGGGAAATTGTAGATTTAGGCGATCGCAAATATTTACTCAGTCCTCAAGACTTAGCAGGGTTGGATGTTTTGCCAGATTTGGTGAAATCAGGCGTAACTTCTCTGAAAATTGAAGGTCGCCTGAAAGCCCCGGAGTATGTTGCTAATGTCATGCGTGTTTATCGCCAAGCTTTGGATCGGGTGATGGAGGAATTGGAAGAGGACGCGGGGACGCGGGGACGCGGGGACGCGGGGAAGGTAGTACAAAAAATTTCTGCTTCCCAAGAACACTACAATTTAGAGATGGCATTTTCGCGTGGACTCTACACAGGCTGGTTTGAGGGGATTAATAATCAGGAATTAGTTCATGCGCGTTTTGGTAAAAAACGCGGCGTTTATTTAGGTGAAGTTACTCGCATCCAGAATGAACAGATAGCCATCAAACTGGAAGCGCCTGTTAAACCGGGGGATGGAATTGTGTTTGACTGCGGTCATCCAGAGGCAAAGGAAGAAGGCGGGCGGGTGTATGGGGTGGTGTCTAAAGGTAAGGAAACTTTGCTGACCTTTGGTAGAAGTGATTTAAACTTACGTCGGGTGCATGTGGGCGATAAGCTGTGGAAAACCAGTGACCCAGAACTCGATAAGCAACTGCGTCAAAGTTTTGCAGGTGAAAACCCGCAATTTCAGCGCCCGATTGATTTAGAGGTTTATGGAGAAGTTGGTCAGCCATTGATTGCGATCGCCCGCGATCAACTTGGTAATATCGTACAGGCGGAGTCTGCAATTTCACTGGTAGAAGCCCACACCAAACCCCTAGATACAGACCGTTTACAAGAACAATTAGGTCGTCTCGGTAACACCCCCTTTTGTTTGGGAACCCTAACCAACCACCTCAGCGGTGCCATCATGCTACCCGTAAGTGAATTAAATCGGATGCGCCGAGAAATCGTGACACAGTTGGAAGAATTGCGAAGTCAACCCAAACGTTGGGAATTACGTTCTAATGTCTCCTTCCAAGACTTACTTCCCTTCCCTTCTCCCTCATCTGCGTCATCTCCCTCTCTCATCGTCTTAGTACGCAATCTCAAGCAACTGCAAGCCGCACTGCAAGCAGGTGTTGAAACACTCTACTGCGAATTTGAAGACCCCCGCGCCTACCGAGAAGCCGTACAGTTGGTACGCCAACAAGCCCAGAAAGACAACACAAACAAAGAAAAATTTCTCCCTCATCCCCCTCATCTCCCTCATCTCCCCCATCTCCCTACTCCCCATTCCCCACTCCCAACCATCTGGGTTGCGCCACCTCGAATTGCCAAACCTGGGGAAAACTGGATTTTGCAGCAAGTACGTGCCTCTGAAGCAGATGGTTATTTGGTGCGGAACTATGACCAACTGCAATTTTTCGCCCAAGACCGTTGTATCGGAGATTTTTCACTCAACGTTGCGAACCCTTTAACAGCAGACTACTTTCAGCAGCGTTTTGGTTTGGAAAGGTTGACCGCATCCTATGATTTGAATATTACTCAACTGGAAGACCTGCTTACAAGTTCCCCACCCCAGCGGTTTGAAGTGACAATCCATCAACATATGCCAATGTTCCACATGGAACACTGTGTATTTTGTGCTTTCCTCTCTCAAGGAACAGACTACACCAACTGTGGACGACCTTGCGAAAAGCATGAAGTGAAATTAAAAGACCGCGTTGGTAGCGAACACGTCCTCAAAGCAGATATCGGTTGCCGCAATACTGTATTTAATGGCACTGCTCAAACTGGAGCCGAATACGTGCAGCGTCTCATGGAATTGGGATTACGTCACTTTCGCATCGAATTTGTCAATGAAACACCAGAGCAAGTGAGTAAAACAATACATTGCTACAGCCAATTATTGCAAGGTAAGATTACAGGTTCCCAACTGTGGCGAGAGTTGAAACTGCAAAATCAGTTGGGTGTGACTCGTGGCCCTATGGGAGTGTCAGGACTGCGGTCATAA
- a CDS encoding nSTAND1 domain-containing NTPase encodes MVERHPKADIRANNERALRSLGRAIALSNGQFSLVLVSCNYRVLQEEMLQRLEESSSGLYHIQKVVLPHNARSLYTTIHLQLVTRDQPPSALMILGLESVDELDDFLRSINHIRDEFRKRHPFPIIVWMNDEVLQKVVRLAPDFASWAATPIEFEMTTRSLLEFLQQETDALFARVLPKNTAQPQAPKFTENYSTLEQVWEHNYELHFAIRELQNRGITLEPELHASLEFVFGLDNYVSDRINLALNHFQKSLQIWEKLVESGDEGDEGDKNNIAPSSPPTSSSPSSPPTSSSPFSSPSPPSPPSPLLLRQGVLLFYIGLCCCRLAEQNQAENRRHWLAAKSYFQQCLNILQIAGCLDIVAEFINQLAEVLQNLQEWEQLQIVAQKSLELHQIYGSQIQLASDYGFLAQAAVQESRWVQASILAHVSLLKLGEAQKQNDPYNCLFPLLLAQIYYLILAKAQRNLGEQEVAREYLEKATKELPAALEYSAHQYDAHRYIRLLRTLRSLYFEEGRYLEAYYIRQKRRSVEQQYGFRAFIGAGRLQPQRQATNPALMSPAGSSSVALEIAASGRERDINNLIGRISRADQKLTVIHGQSGVGKSSTVTAGLVPALQNRAIGDQIAVPVVLQVYTDWARELGKSLSEAMSQIKVEETIEAEVLPDSVTPSTVVNIVQQLQKNADNHLITVLIFDQFEEFFFGYSDRHQKQAFDKFISDCLQIPFVKVILSLREDYLHRLLDFKHLSALEAINNNILDKNIRYQLNNFSPEYAKAIIKKLTERSQFHLEPALIDALIEDLSTEFGEVRPIELQVVGSQIQDERITTLEEYQPYRPNKLIERYIKELIKDCGTENERAALLVLYLLTDESNNRPFKTRAELAAQLTELEDASKLELVLDILVRSGLVVIFPDVPERYQLIHDYLVDLIRHLQQQESSLQVQLNQLRQKVEQSQAEIERLKSELSQKKQRTKLIDTHPQQGLGFLTELRELQKREELSQLEIEQLRAELKEKELTAKLAESQEKQRVSEAKLNRSLKIALTASVLAIFGLSVSIVTAIDSEIKTLSVSSEALFASQKGIDALKEGLKAGKKLQQTIWVDSNTKEQVLTALYQAVSGVREYNRFDGHISGVNSVIFSRNSSLIASASADTTIKLWRLDGSLVKTLSGHEDVVNSISFSPDSQIIASASQDKRVKLWNQQGQQLATLLGHQAVVNSVSFSPDGQLIASASTDKTIKLWTQDGKLLKTLDGHRSAVLSIAWSPDGQNIASGSADNTIKLWNRDGELLKTFPGHNDAVLSVAWSPDGKTIASASLDQTIKLWSLEGKLLRILSGHSAGVTSVSFSPDGNTIASASTDETLKLWSSQGVLLGTLKGHNNWVNSVSFSPDGRTVASASRDKTIKLWRWDDVLLRKPKADNDDWVTSISFSPGGRTLAAASRDKTVKLFNREGKILRTFTGHQSQVWGVSFSPDGKVIASASKDKTVKLWSRGGKLLHILQGHNNTVLGVAWSPDGQVIASASKDKSVKLWSRNGILLNTLQEHQDAVNWVSFSPDGTLLASASDDKTVKIWSKDGKLLQTLTGHSRRVNGVTWSPDSQFLASVSIDSTVKIWNRIGELLSNLAGDGDSFISVSFSPDGKTLAASSDDKVRIWNRDGTLLIALKGYKDELTSISFSPDGKTLAVGSASGTVIFQDLADIKLEKLLTRGCDLLHDYLQTNQKVMKSERALCSGG; translated from the coding sequence ATGGTTGAACGACACCCAAAAGCAGATATAAGAGCAAATAACGAGCGGGCACTGCGGAGTTTAGGGAGAGCGATCGCACTTTCTAACGGTCAATTTTCCCTAGTTTTAGTATCCTGCAATTATCGAGTTTTGCAAGAGGAAATGTTGCAACGACTCGAAGAAAGTTCTTCAGGATTATACCACATTCAAAAAGTAGTTTTACCCCACAACGCCAGAAGTCTTTACACAACTATTCATTTACAGTTAGTTACTCGCGATCAACCCCCATCGGCATTGATGATTTTGGGTTTAGAGTCCGTGGATGAACTTGATGATTTCCTCAGATCTATTAATCATATTCGTGATGAATTTCGCAAACGCCATCCATTTCCGATAATTGTGTGGATGAATGATGAAGTTTTGCAAAAAGTGGTACGTTTAGCACCAGATTTTGCGAGTTGGGCGGCGACACCGATTGAATTTGAAATGACAACTCGCTCGTTGCTGGAATTTCTCCAACAAGAAACTGATGCTTTGTTTGCCAGAGTATTGCCCAAGAACACTGCACAACCCCAAGCACCTAAATTTACGGAAAATTATTCTACCCTAGAGCAAGTCTGGGAACATAACTATGAACTGCACTTTGCCATTAGAGAATTACAAAATCGTGGCATTACCTTAGAACCGGAATTGCACGCTAGTCTAGAATTTGTTTTTGGGTTAGATAATTATGTTAGCGATCGCATTAATCTAGCTTTAAATCATTTTCAAAAAAGCTTGCAGATTTGGGAAAAGTTGGTGGAGAGTGGGGATGAGGGGGATGAGGGAGATAAAAACAATATTGCTCCCTCATCTCCCCCTACTTCCTCATCTCCCTCATCTCCCCCTACTTCCTCATCTCCCTTTTCTTCCCCATCTCCCCCCTCTCCCCCATCTCCTCTACTTCTGCGACAGGGAGTTTTGCTGTTTTATATTGGGCTGTGTTGTTGTCGTTTAGCTGAGCAAAATCAAGCAGAAAATCGCCGTCATTGGTTAGCAGCAAAATCTTATTTTCAGCAATGTTTGAATATTTTGCAGATAGCTGGATGTCTAGATATAGTTGCTGAATTTATTAATCAACTCGCTGAAGTTTTGCAAAATCTCCAAGAGTGGGAACAATTGCAAATTGTTGCTCAAAAGTCTTTGGAGTTGCATCAAATTTATGGTAGTCAAATCCAACTTGCTTCTGACTACGGCTTTCTTGCACAAGCAGCTGTGCAGGAATCACGTTGGGTACAGGCGAGTATCTTAGCACATGTGTCACTGCTGAAATTAGGTGAGGCGCAAAAGCAGAATGACCCTTATAACTGTTTATTTCCCTTATTATTAGCACAAATTTACTATTTAATCTTAGCGAAAGCACAGCGTAATTTAGGTGAGCAAGAAGTCGCCCGTGAATATTTAGAAAAGGCGACAAAAGAACTACCAGCAGCGTTAGAATACAGCGCTCATCAATATGATGCCCATCGTTATATTCGTCTGTTGCGGACATTGCGATCGCTTTATTTTGAAGAAGGGCGATATTTGGAAGCTTATTACATTCGTCAGAAACGCCGTTCTGTTGAGCAGCAGTATGGTTTTCGGGCTTTTATCGGTGCCGGACGCTTGCAACCCCAAAGACAGGCGACAAACCCAGCATTAATGTCACCTGCTGGAAGTAGCAGTGTTGCTTTAGAAATTGCAGCTTCTGGTCGAGAACGAGATATTAATAATTTAATTGGCAGAATTAGCCGCGCTGACCAAAAGTTGACGGTAATTCATGGTCAATCAGGAGTGGGTAAGAGTTCTACGGTAACTGCGGGTTTAGTTCCAGCATTGCAAAATCGAGCTATTGGCGATCAAATTGCTGTGCCTGTGGTGCTGCAAGTTTATACAGATTGGGCTAGGGAATTAGGCAAATCTTTAAGTGAGGCGATGTCTCAAATTAAGGTAGAAGAAACTATTGAAGCAGAGGTTTTACCGGACTCTGTTACACCTAGCACTGTCGTCAATATTGTACAACAATTACAAAAAAATGCTGATAATCATTTAATCACAGTTTTAATTTTTGACCAGTTTGAAGAATTTTTCTTTGGATATAGCGATCGCCATCAAAAGCAAGCATTTGATAAATTTATTAGCGATTGTCTCCAGATACCTTTTGTCAAAGTTATTCTTTCTTTGCGAGAAGATTATTTACATCGTTTATTAGACTTTAAACATCTCTCAGCACTGGAAGCGATTAACAACAATATTCTGGATAAAAATATCCGCTACCAGTTAAATAATTTTTCCCCAGAATATGCAAAAGCTATTATCAAAAAGTTAACCGAGCGTTCTCAATTTCACCTAGAACCTGCGTTAATTGATGCCTTAATTGAAGATTTATCCACAGAATTTGGAGAAGTACGCCCCATTGAATTGCAAGTTGTAGGATCGCAAATTCAAGATGAGCGAATTACTACCTTAGAAGAATATCAGCCGTATAGACCCAACAAACTCATTGAACGATATATTAAGGAACTAATAAAAGATTGCGGCACGGAAAACGAACGAGCAGCTTTACTAGTTTTATATTTATTAACAGATGAAAGCAACAACCGACCTTTTAAAACTCGTGCTGAATTAGCCGCGCAGTTAACAGAGTTAGAAGATGCTAGCAAATTAGAGTTAGTCTTAGATATTTTAGTCCGCTCTGGGTTAGTGGTTATTTTTCCCGATGTGCCAGAACGCTATCAACTAATTCACGATTATTTAGTAGACTTAATTCGCCACTTGCAACAACAGGAATCAAGCTTACAAGTACAACTCAACCAGCTACGTCAAAAAGTAGAACAAAGTCAAGCTGAAATTGAGCGACTTAAAAGCGAATTGAGCCAAAAAAAGCAGCGAACCAAATTGATAGATACTCATCCCCAACAGGGATTGGGCTTCTTAACAGAATTGCGGGAATTACAAAAGCGGGAAGAATTAAGTCAATTAGAAATTGAGCAATTGCGAGCTGAACTTAAAGAAAAAGAATTAACAGCTAAACTAGCAGAAAGCCAAGAAAAACAAAGAGTCAGTGAAGCTAAATTAAATCGTTCGCTGAAAATAGCCTTGACTGCTTCTGTGCTGGCGATATTTGGGTTAAGTGTTTCCATAGTTACAGCAATAGATAGCGAAATTAAAACCTTGAGTGTATCCAGTGAAGCTTTATTTGCCTCGCAAAAAGGTATTGATGCTTTAAAGGAAGGTTTAAAAGCAGGGAAAAAATTACAACAAACAATCTGGGTAGATTCCAATACAAAAGAACAAGTGCTGACGGCTCTTTATCAAGCGGTTTCTGGGGTGAGAGAATATAATCGTTTCGACGGGCATATATCTGGGGTAAATAGTGTTATATTTAGCCGCAATAGTTCTTTAATTGCTTCAGCCAGTGCAGACACTACAATTAAACTCTGGCGTCTTGATGGTAGCTTGGTCAAAACCTTGTCGGGACATGAAGATGTAGTCAATAGCATCAGTTTTAGCCCCGATAGTCAAATTATTGCTTCCGCCAGTCAAGATAAGAGAGTGAAACTGTGGAACCAGCAGGGTCAACAGCTTGCGACTCTATTAGGACATCAAGCTGTGGTGAATAGTGTTAGTTTCAGCCCCGATGGTCAACTTATTGCTTCGGCGAGTACAGACAAAACGATAAAACTTTGGACTCAGGACGGTAAATTACTCAAAACCTTAGACGGACATCGCAGTGCAGTTTTGAGTATTGCTTGGTCACCCGATGGACAAAACATTGCTTCCGGGAGTGCTGACAACACCATCAAACTTTGGAATCGAGATGGTGAGTTGCTGAAAACCTTTCCAGGTCATAATGATGCAGTCTTGAGTGTAGCTTGGTCACCCGATGGTAAAACAATTGCTTCCGCTAGTTTAGACCAGACTATCAAATTGTGGAGTTTAGAAGGTAAGTTACTGAGAATCTTATCAGGACATAGTGCTGGAGTTACCAGCGTCAGTTTTAGCCCCGATGGTAACACCATCGCTTCCGCAAGTACCGACGAAACCCTGAAACTTTGGAGTTCCCAAGGTGTGTTGCTTGGCACCCTGAAGGGACATAATAATTGGGTGAATAGCGTTAGTTTTAGCCCAGACGGTCGCACCGTTGCTTCTGCGAGTCGGGACAAAACTATTAAACTCTGGCGTTGGGATGATGTGCTGCTGCGAAAACCCAAAGCCGATAACGATGATTGGGTGACGAGTATCAGTTTTAGCCCTGGAGGTCGCACTTTAGCCGCAGCAAGTCGAGACAAAACTGTAAAACTTTTCAATCGAGAGGGTAAGATACTCCGTACTTTCACTGGGCATCAGAGTCAAGTTTGGGGAGTTAGTTTTAGTCCAGATGGTAAAGTAATTGCCTCAGCGAGTAAAGACAAAACAGTAAAATTGTGGAGTCGGGGTGGTAAATTGCTCCACATCTTACAGGGTCATAATAATACAGTACTGGGTGTAGCTTGGTCACCTGATGGTCAAGTAATTGCCTCAGCGAGTAAAGATAAATCAGTTAAGCTTTGGAGTCGCAACGGTATACTCCTTAACACGTTGCAGGAACATCAAGATGCAGTGAATTGGGTAAGTTTTAGTCCTGATGGCACTCTGCTAGCCTCAGCCAGCGATGACAAAACAGTGAAAATCTGGAGTAAAGATGGTAAATTGCTACAGACATTAACTGGTCATAGCAGGCGGGTAAATGGGGTAACTTGGTCACCTGATAGTCAATTTCTTGCCTCGGTTAGTATTGATAGTACAGTAAAGATTTGGAATCGAATCGGTGAGTTGCTAAGTAATCTTGCTGGGGATGGGGATAGTTTTATTAGTGTCAGTTTTAGTCCAGATGGTAAGACTTTGGCAGCCTCTAGTGACGACAAAGTGAGGATTTGGAACCGCGATGGCACATTGTTGATTGCTTTGAAAGGTTATAAAGATGAGTTAACGAGCATCAGTTTTAGCCCTGATGGCAAGACTTTAGCTGTGGGAAGTGCCAGTGGTACGGTGATTTTCCAGGATTTGGCAGATATTAAACTGGAGAAATTACTGACACGGGGTTGCGATTTGCTGCATGATTATTTGCAGACTAATCAGAAAGTGATGAAAAGTGAACGCGCCTTGTGTTCTGGTGGGTGA